A section of the Spirosoma pollinicola genome encodes:
- a CDS encoding DUF3431 domain-containing protein, translated as MPELVVAHYTENLNWLRNLPKGLLKTIYTKGADPVAEFETIPLPNVGREAHTYLHHIISRYDSLAEWTVFCQGKSFDHAYDFKKTMYAFVDNPDAISQTGFCWLGHLIDTDDNRGHRLFQPWSKNEDGRSLDLLGFHRDLFGTDGPELYTFVLGAQFAVHRNVLQQKPISFYKHALAVSSNFPDAAHCFERSWDRVFDVVGINPDWLAGRLTVQLKKMKHQQMD; from the coding sequence ATGCCGGAACTCGTCGTTGCTCACTACACCGAAAACCTGAACTGGTTACGAAACCTTCCCAAAGGGCTGCTAAAGACAATTTATACCAAAGGTGCTGATCCGGTAGCTGAATTCGAAACTATACCCTTACCCAACGTTGGCCGGGAAGCCCATACGTATTTGCATCACATCATCAGCCGATACGATTCGCTGGCCGAGTGGACTGTTTTTTGTCAGGGGAAGTCGTTCGACCATGCCTATGATTTCAAGAAAACGATGTATGCCTTTGTCGACAATCCAGATGCCATAAGCCAAACGGGTTTTTGCTGGTTGGGGCATTTGATCGATACCGACGACAACCGGGGGCATCGACTGTTTCAGCCATGGAGCAAAAACGAAGACGGTCGCAGCCTCGACTTGCTCGGATTTCACCGCGACCTGTTCGGCACCGATGGGCCGGAATTATACACATTCGTTTTGGGGGCTCAATTTGCCGTTCATCGCAACGTTCTACAGCAAAAGCCCATATCCTTCTATAAACATGCACTGGCTGTATCGAGCAATTTTCCGGATGCCGCCCATTGTTTCGAGCGGAGTTGGGACCGCGTTTTTGACGTTGTGGGTATCAACCCCGACTGGCTGGCTGGACGATTGACGGTTCAGCTAAAAAAGATGAAACACCAGCAGATGGACTAG
- a CDS encoding M20/M25/M40 family metallo-hydrolase, with the protein MARTFYVPRIRLVLLCIGTAGTLSAFSFYPDKLSFRKAFTRINTEVNEHSRAYETLADASQRVGHRLTGSPNGTRAEAYAFDLLSSYGFKEIRYEPFEVEAWMRDTVTLSIVPHKSDNYREVPVVALAHSPVEAHVTGEIIDVGNGLEGDFAALKNKLKGKVALVNIGLAAPTQGARNLHRSEKTALAIQYGATGVIMVNLVAGNVLLTGTASVTGKLIPIPSVCISLESGQALRAWMQEEHEKLHAQINMTNTSRKIKARNVIATLKGSTYPDEKIIVGGHLDSWDLATGAIDNGIGSFAIMDMARTFKALKLKPKRTIEFVLFMGEEQGLLGSRAMVENLKQSGNLDKVRYMMNLDMTNDPSGLNAFGRTDMVAFLKTVGETMKEIEPAFANQMENQAGLHSDHQPFMLEGVPVVGMNGHLAREVLDCYHANCDRINLVNASQLKNTVRYSTMLLYALADADDIPTRRQTDTQTRDYLVTQGLRTPLQIANEWRWKE; encoded by the coding sequence ATGGCCCGCACATTTTACGTGCCTCGCATTCGGCTCGTGCTGCTCTGTATCGGCACTGCCGGAACGTTATCTGCTTTTTCTTTTTACCCTGATAAACTTTCATTTCGAAAGGCGTTTACCCGTATCAACACCGAGGTAAACGAGCACAGCCGTGCCTACGAAACACTCGCCGATGCCTCGCAACGGGTTGGTCACCGCCTAACAGGTAGCCCAAACGGTACTCGTGCCGAAGCCTATGCGTTTGACCTGCTGTCGTCCTATGGATTTAAAGAAATTCGGTATGAACCATTTGAAGTAGAAGCCTGGATGCGCGACACGGTTACGCTGTCTATTGTCCCTCACAAAAGTGATAATTACCGGGAAGTACCGGTTGTAGCGCTGGCGCACTCGCCTGTAGAAGCCCATGTAACGGGCGAAATTATTGACGTGGGCAACGGGCTGGAAGGCGATTTTGCAGCGTTGAAAAATAAACTCAAAGGCAAAGTAGCGTTAGTAAATATTGGTTTGGCCGCGCCAACGCAGGGAGCCCGAAACTTACACCGTTCCGAAAAAACGGCACTGGCTATTCAGTATGGGGCTACGGGCGTCATTATGGTCAATCTGGTAGCGGGCAATGTTCTGTTAACAGGCACGGCCTCGGTAACGGGCAAGTTGATTCCCATTCCGTCGGTCTGTATCTCGCTCGAAAGCGGTCAGGCATTGAGAGCCTGGATGCAGGAAGAACATGAAAAACTTCATGCGCAGATTAACATGACCAATACGAGCCGTAAAATAAAGGCTCGGAATGTGATCGCTACATTAAAAGGCTCTACCTATCCCGACGAAAAAATTATTGTAGGTGGCCATCTGGACTCCTGGGATTTGGCCACCGGAGCCATCGACAACGGCATTGGCTCTTTTGCCATTATGGATATGGCCCGAACCTTTAAAGCCCTGAAACTAAAACCAAAAAGAACAATTGAGTTTGTTCTTTTCATGGGCGAAGAACAAGGTTTGCTTGGCTCACGAGCTATGGTCGAGAACCTGAAACAATCGGGCAATCTCGATAAGGTTCGGTACATGATGAACCTCGACATGACCAATGACCCATCGGGCTTAAACGCATTTGGGCGTACTGATATGGTTGCGTTTTTGAAAACCGTTGGCGAAACGATGAAAGAAATCGAACCGGCCTTTGCCAATCAGATGGAAAATCAAGCCGGCCTTCACTCCGACCATCAGCCGTTTATGCTCGAAGGTGTTCCGGTGGTAGGCATGAACGGGCATCTGGCCCGAGAGGTCCTTGACTGCTATCACGCTAACTGCGACCGCATTAACCTGGTCAATGCCAGTCAGTTGAAAAATACCGTTCGCTATTCGACAATGTTGCTTTACGCCCTGGCCGACGCCGATGACATTCCAACCCGTCGGCAAACAGATACCCAAACCCGCGACTACCTCGTAACGCAGGGTCTGCGTACGCCCCTGCAAATTGCCAACGAATGGCGCTGGAAAGAGTAG
- a CDS encoding FtsL-like putative cell division protein produces MAKNTFRQPERIAKQKKQRRKLRLASWLNDFIGLDRLFGEDNAWPIQHIDRILWVTFLLILYIGLNHNAERLVRRTQRAKAQVDELRSQFTVLQADFSKSGKQSEIIKRVGFLGLADSQTPPNKIVVKTDEH; encoded by the coding sequence ATGGCTAAAAATACCTTCCGGCAACCTGAACGTATTGCGAAGCAGAAGAAGCAACGACGTAAGCTTCGCCTGGCTTCCTGGCTCAATGATTTCATTGGTCTGGATCGCCTTTTCGGGGAAGATAATGCATGGCCTATTCAGCACATCGACCGCATTTTGTGGGTCACGTTCCTGCTCATTCTATACATTGGTCTGAATCACAATGCCGAACGGCTCGTTCGGCGAACACAGCGGGCCAAAGCTCAGGTTGACGAATTGCGCTCGCAGTTTACAGTTCTACAAGCCGACTTCAGTAAAAGCGGCAAGCAATCCGAAATTATCAAGCGTGTTGGATTTTTAGGCCTTGCCGATAGCCAAACCCCACCCAATAAAATTGTTGTCAAGACCGATGAACATTAA
- a CDS encoding penicillin-binding protein yields the protein MNIKQDIIQRANHVFYVVIILAICIVCRLVSVQYFQKDLKGKFWSERVAATLIQRDTIRAMRGNIYANDTSLLATSLPTYVVGLDPTMAKPEYFNKKVDSLGLLLSQIYRDRSAHDYTDLVRDARARKRRYVLLNRRRVTFQERQKMLKWPFFRSSPKVAARGGVLRPYYERYHPYDQMAERTIGNLDAKTGRGLIGLEASFQPALAGRNAVGLVEVLSGGIRKPVDDGPDMRPEPGMDLYTTIDVNYQDMAESALRSTLEKYNAAKGCVVVMEVATGEIRAMANLSKINTSVGPSRYVENFNHALAGRTDPGSTFKLATMMALMEEKAISLNQPVATGSGSVRYHGMDIRDASRTGKGTITARQVFEKSSNVGIHMLMRSYFYSRPDLYCRYLRKFHLTQPTGIHMKGEAIPVVRNPDMKGWSKLSLTSMSYGYEMQITPLQMLAFYNAVANGGRWVRPVLVKQIKLADEVIEDNQPYVAPEPICSKETARKAQELLRGVVEHGTAKHINNPFYAIAGKTGTAQKVINGKYQVGRYYTSFIGYFPANNPKYSMITVVDNPQGDNIDMLYAGAVAAPVFKAVADRIVAYDYRMHPPIRANTSGPRSSTDLVAGYAGDLHTISSALNLPNEPSTEGWVEATPNGHWKGRPTRDDRVPDVRGLPLRDALFLLENRGFRVLVEGRGKVKEQSIEPGQQIDKTPGKVITLMLG from the coding sequence ATGAACATTAAGCAGGACATCATTCAGCGGGCGAATCACGTCTTTTACGTTGTTATTATTCTGGCCATTTGCATCGTGTGTCGGCTGGTATCGGTGCAATACTTCCAGAAGGATTTAAAAGGAAAATTCTGGAGTGAACGGGTGGCCGCAACGCTTATTCAGCGTGATACCATCCGGGCAATGCGGGGAAATATTTACGCCAATGACACTAGTTTACTGGCGACATCTTTACCAACCTACGTGGTGGGCCTTGACCCAACCATGGCTAAGCCTGAGTATTTTAACAAAAAGGTAGATTCATTAGGGCTGTTGTTATCCCAAATTTATAGAGATCGCTCCGCACACGATTACACCGACCTTGTGCGGGATGCCCGCGCCCGCAAACGTCGGTATGTGCTGCTCAACCGTCGGCGCGTGACGTTTCAGGAGCGTCAGAAAATGCTCAAATGGCCGTTTTTCAGATCGTCGCCCAAGGTGGCGGCTCGGGGTGGGGTGCTTCGCCCCTATTATGAGCGCTATCACCCCTACGACCAGATGGCCGAACGCACCATTGGCAACCTCGACGCTAAAACGGGCCGGGGCCTTATTGGTCTGGAAGCTAGTTTCCAGCCTGCACTGGCGGGCAGAAACGCCGTCGGGCTGGTTGAGGTCTTGTCGGGTGGCATACGCAAACCTGTCGACGACGGTCCCGATATGCGACCCGAACCGGGTATGGACTTGTACACGACCATTGATGTCAACTACCAGGATATGGCCGAATCGGCACTCCGCTCGACACTCGAAAAATACAATGCCGCCAAGGGCTGTGTGGTCGTGATGGAAGTAGCCACGGGCGAAATACGGGCGATGGCGAATTTATCAAAAATCAATACGAGTGTAGGCCCAAGCCGGTATGTTGAAAATTTCAACCACGCCCTGGCTGGTCGAACCGACCCCGGCTCAACCTTCAAGTTAGCCACAATGATGGCTCTGATGGAAGAAAAAGCCATTTCGCTGAACCAGCCTGTTGCTACGGGTAGCGGCTCGGTTCGGTATCATGGCATGGATATTCGCGATGCCAGCCGAACGGGAAAAGGCACGATTACGGCCCGGCAGGTATTCGAAAAATCATCCAACGTGGGCATTCATATGCTCATGCGCAGTTATTTTTATAGCCGTCCTGACCTCTATTGCCGGTACCTGCGCAAATTTCACCTGACACAGCCAACGGGTATTCACATGAAAGGCGAAGCGATTCCCGTGGTGCGGAATCCCGACATGAAAGGATGGAGCAAACTTTCGCTCACCTCCATGTCTTACGGCTACGAAATGCAGATAACACCCTTGCAGATGCTGGCATTTTATAATGCCGTAGCCAACGGTGGTCGCTGGGTGCGGCCCGTTCTGGTCAAGCAAATAAAACTGGCCGATGAGGTCATTGAAGATAATCAACCTTATGTAGCCCCCGAACCGATCTGCTCCAAAGAGACCGCCCGTAAGGCGCAGGAACTGCTAAGAGGTGTAGTGGAACATGGCACAGCCAAACACATCAATAACCCGTTCTATGCCATTGCGGGGAAAACCGGTACCGCCCAAAAAGTGATCAATGGCAAATACCAGGTAGGTCGATATTACACCTCGTTTATAGGATATTTCCCGGCCAACAACCCCAAATACAGTATGATTACGGTTGTCGACAACCCGCAGGGCGACAACATCGATATGCTGTATGCCGGTGCCGTAGCGGCACCTGTATTCAAAGCCGTAGCTGACAGAATCGTTGCCTATGACTATCGGATGCACCCGCCCATACGGGCAAATACGTCGGGGCCTCGTTCATCGACGGATTTGGTAGCGGGTTATGCCGGTGATCTGCACACCATCAGTTCGGCCTTAAACCTCCCAAATGAGCCATCGACCGAAGGCTGGGTCGAAGCAACGCCAAACGGCCACTGGAAAGGACGACCTACGCGCGATGACCGCGTTCCCGATGTGCGCGGGCTACCGCTACGTGATGCCTTATTCCTGCTCGAAAACCGGGGATTCCGGGTTTTAGTCGAAGGTCGGGGTAAGGTAAAGGAGCAGTCCATTGAGCCGGGCCAGCAAATCGATAAAACACCCGGCAAGGTCATAACGCTGATGTTGGGCTAA